The DNA segment AAAATATAAAAAACTTAATAATATAAGTTTTTATAAAGTAAAAATCTCAAAACGATTAAAAAATATACAACAACAATTAATTTAATTCTTCTCTCTTAACTTAACTTCATCTTCTACTTCGAGTAAAAATCTATCTACCAATTCACTCTCTTTAAGCTTAGCTACCACTTCTCCATGTCTTATTACAAGACCTTGATTCTTACCAAAAGCTATAGCAACATCTGCACCTTTTGCTTCACCCAATGCATTAACCACACAACCCATTACACTAATATTTAGAGGTTCTTTAATATGTTTAGTTTTTTCTTCTACTATCTTAATGGCGCTTACTAAATCACTTTGAATTCGCCCACAAGTTGGGCATGAAATAATATTTATACCACTTTTTTGAATTCCACTATCTTGTAAAATAGCCCTTGCAACACGAATTTCTTCTTCTAATTCTCCAGTCATGGAAACACGCATCGTATCACCGATGCCTTTTAAAAGCAAATTTCCTAGAGCGATGGAGCTTTTTATGGTGCTATGAAATTTTGTTCCTGCTTCTGTTACCCCAAGATGAAAAGGATAATCACAAAGTGGTCGTAATTTTTCATAAGCTTTAATAGTAGTTTGAACATTAGAAGTTTTCATTGAAATTTTAATATCAAAAAAATCAAAATCTTCCAAAAGCTTAATATTATATTTGGCACTTTCTAGCATAGCTTCTATATTATAACCATATTTATCACTAAATTGTTTTTCTATAGAACCATGATTTATTCCTATGCGTATAGGAATATTTCTTTGTTTGCACGCTTTCACAACCTCTTTAATATTACCCTTTGATCCAATATTACCAGGGTTTATACGAATACCATCAATAAACTCTGCACAAAATACAGCCAATTTATGATTAAAATGAATATCAACTATTAAAGGTAGAGGACTTTTTTCCTTGATTTCTTTTAATGCTTTTGCATCAATCATGTCTAAACATGCCAAACGGACGATATTTGCTCCAGCAAAATACAACCTATTAAGTTGATCTAAGGAACCTTGAACATCTCTTGTCTTACTAAACAACATTGACTGCACTGAAATTGGCGCATCTCCCCCAATTAAAACATTGCCCACTTTGATCTGTCTTGTCTTATATCTTTGATAATTCATTTATTCTCACTTTTTATGAATTTTATAATTTTTTGACTTTAAAAATTTTAAAATTAATTAAATTCTATAGGATCAATATCACAAATTACATTCTTAAAATTTAAAGCAAAATGTTCTATTTTAACGAGTTCATGATAGAATTTACTACGCAATAATACATTAAAACGCCATTTTTTATTTAAAATCTCAATTGCACAGTTTCCACTTCCTATGACTTCAACTTGCTTAAAATTCCTACAATAATTAGTTAAATATTCACATATTACATTAGCTTTATCTCTATCTTCATCCTCAATAATCAATCTCAAAAGTCTTATATATGGTGGATAAAGATTTTTTCTTGTGTTTAATTCATCTTCTAAAAAAGCATCATAATTTTGTAAATATTTTTCAAAAAAAATTCTATTTTTAGTTTGTAATAAAACTCTACCAAAACCTTTTCTACCAGCTCTTCCTGCAACTTGTATAGCCAAAGATAAAGTTTCTTCTAAAGCTTTAAAATTAGGCCTAAATAAATATTCATCTAAACCTAAAACAACACTCAAACTTACACTATGATAATCGTGACCTTTAGCGAGCATTGAAGTACCGACTAAGATATCTATTTTTTGATCATTAAAATCTTTTAAAATGTTATCAAGTTTTTTTATACTACTAATTTCATCGCTATCAAATTTTTTTATCACAATATTATATTCGCTAAATTCTTTTTCTAAGCGTTCACAAAGCTCTGCAGTTCCCATCTTTTTTGCCTCAAGCATAATAGTATCGCAACTTGGACATTTTTTATCAATTTCTTTAATAAAATTACAATAATGACATTTAAGAATATTCTTTTTTTTATGCATACTCAAAGCTACAGAACAAAATGGACACTTTATAGTAATACCGCAATTTTTACATAAAATTTGTCTAAAATTAGCCCTTATAGGTAAAAAAATTATTGCTTGTTTTTTTTCTTTTAAGGTATTTCTTAGTTCTAAAAGTAATTTAGATGAAATAATATCCTCACTCTCGTCATATAAAATTTCTTTTTGACTTTCAAAAAATGTTCCTTTAAGTCTATATACAGGATGCTTATAAAAACTTGTTACACTAGGAGTTGCTGATCCTAAAAGTATTTTAATATCTTTTTTATTTGCTAAAAATAAAGCTAAATCTCGCGCATTAAGTCTTGGATTGTTATTTGCTTTGTAAGAATTATCATGTTCTTCATCTACAATAATAAGTCCTAAATTCTCAAAAGGTAAAAATAAAGCCGATCTTGCACCAGCTACCAAAAGGGCGCTAGAATTTTGCAAATTTTGTAGATAATCTTGTTTTTTCTTTTTTGAAATTTTAGAGTGCCACAAAAAAAAATATTCGTTAAAATAGATTTTTAATCTTTTTTGCATTTGCGGAGTTAATGCAATTTCTGGCATCAAGAGTAAAACTTGTTTTCCTTGTTCTAAATATTCTTTGATTAGTGAAATATAAATCTCAGTTTTTCCACAACCTGTATCACCAAACAACAAAGAAATTTTGTGTTCTTTAATAAAATTTAATGCTTTTTTTTGTTCGATATTTAATTTTGGAGTATTTTCTACATATAACGATTTTTCTAAAATACAAGTACCTATGCTCTCAAACATCCCTAAAACAAAAGAAATCTTACTTGCATAATAATAAGCAATAAATTTAGCAAGTTCATATTGAAAATTTGTGATTTTATTATAAGTTTTTTCTTTAATTATTTGTGTTTTAAATTCTGGCTTTGGACACTCTTTTAACACTATAGCTTTAAGGTTTTTTTTTCTAGCTACATCCACTACTACTTCACTTAAAGGTTCTATATATTCTTGACTTTCAAAAATTAATGTATCAAGATAATATCCTTTAATAGCAAGCTCATAATATTTCAAATTCCATAATCCTTACAATTTGAACTTACACATTCTAAAAAAACTTTTTGATTATCATATGAAAAATCAATATATTTTTTTGCATTAATAAAATATCTATACTGATTATTTCCAATTTTCATCCATGAAAATTTGTTTGATATTATTGCTTTTTCAAATATACTATAAGAGCAACAATTTCCATTATTGCAATTTTGAATTTGGTTGTAAGAACAATAAAAGAGTTTTTGATTTTCTTTATTGATTAAAGATTCATCTAATATTTTAGGAAATTTTGACGGACTAAATACAAATTGATTTTTAAGCATGGCTAAAGATGCATTAATAAATTCCACTTCACTTTTTAATTTAACAATCTTTGCATCTGTTTTAGTAAAGGAAAAGTAAGGATATGCTACCATCGAGAGTATTGCAATAATAATCATACAAAAAACAAGCTCTATCA comes from the Campylobacter insulaenigrae NCTC 12927 genome and includes:
- a CDS encoding type II secretion system protein, producing the protein MQFKRAFTMIELVFCMIIIAILSMVAYPYFSFTKTDAKIVKLKSEVEFINASLAMLKNQFVFSPSKFPKILDESLINKENQKLFYCSYNQIQNCNNGNCCSYSIFEKAIISNKFSWMKIGNNQYRYFINAKKYIDFSYDNQKVFLECVSSNCKDYGI
- the ispG gene encoding flavodoxin-dependent (E)-4-hydroxy-3-methylbut-2-enyl-diphosphate synthase, which translates into the protein MNYQRYKTRQIKVGNVLIGGDAPISVQSMLFSKTRDVQGSLDQLNRLYFAGANIVRLACLDMIDAKALKEIKEKSPLPLIVDIHFNHKLAVFCAEFIDGIRINPGNIGSKGNIKEVVKACKQRNIPIRIGINHGSIEKQFSDKYGYNIEAMLESAKYNIKLLEDFDFFDIKISMKTSNVQTTIKAYEKLRPLCDYPFHLGVTEAGTKFHSTIKSSIALGNLLLKGIGDTMRVSMTGELEEEIRVARAILQDSGIQKSGINIISCPTCGRIQSDLVSAIKIVEEKTKHIKEPLNISVMGCVVNALGEAKGADVAIAFGKNQGLVIRHGEVVAKLKESELVDRFLLEVEDEVKLREKN
- a CDS encoding primosomal protein N', whose translation is MKYYELAIKGYYLDTLIFESQEYIEPLSEVVVDVARKKNLKAIVLKECPKPEFKTQIIKEKTYNKITNFQYELAKFIAYYYASKISFVLGMFESIGTCILEKSLYVENTPKLNIEQKKALNFIKEHKISLLFGDTGCGKTEIYISLIKEYLEQGKQVLLLMPEIALTPQMQKRLKIYFNEYFFLWHSKISKKKKQDYLQNLQNSSALLVAGARSALFLPFENLGLIIVDEEHDNSYKANNNPRLNARDLALFLANKKDIKILLGSATPSVTSFYKHPVYRLKGTFFESQKEILYDESEDIISSKLLLELRNTLKEKKQAIIFLPIRANFRQILCKNCGITIKCPFCSVALSMHKKKNILKCHYCNFIKEIDKKCPSCDTIMLEAKKMGTAELCERLEKEFSEYNIVIKKFDSDEISSIKKLDNILKDFNDQKIDILVGTSMLAKGHDYHSVSLSVVLGLDEYLFRPNFKALEETLSLAIQVAGRAGRKGFGRVLLQTKNRIFFEKYLQNYDAFLEDELNTRKNLYPPYIRLLRLIIEDEDRDKANVICEYLTNYCRNFKQVEVIGSGNCAIEILNKKWRFNVLLRSKFYHELVKIEHFALNFKNVICDIDPIEFN